One Urechidicola croceus genomic window, TGTTTTGATCATCATCCATAAACTCCTTTAATTTACGCTCTTCCCAATCTTTACCATAACCAAATACTGTGAATGCATGAACTATTACTCCTATTCCCATACCTATTATAGCAAACCAAAACCATTTAAAATCCCAATATGTTTTATAATTTATGAATATTACAAATGGTATTAATACTATATAGGCTAAAAGGTGAATATAAAAATTCTTTACTTTTTCAACTTTTTCTTTAGCACGAATATATTTTTCGTCTATATTAAATTTTTCTTTGTCCATTTTTGTTCTTTTTTAAAATTTTGAGTCTTTTTCCATGTATTCGCGAATTTTTCGCTCTTCCCATCCCATTCCGTAACCAAACACCTTAAATGCTTGAATAACTAGTCCTAATCCCCATCCAAACATTGGAAACCAAAACCATTGAAACCCCCAGTATGTTCTATAATTAATGTAAACTAAGAATGGTATTACTATACAATATGATATTAAACTACCATAAAATTCTTTTAAATCGTCAATGCGTTTTTTTGCTCTTATATATTTATTACTATCGTTAATATAATCTGTTTTCATAATTTTAATTTCTTGAGTTAATAGAGGTAATTTTACCTTAAAAATTCTATTATCATTCTTTATTTCAACCTTTCTATTAGTTATTAAGCTATACCTTTGGTTGATATTCTGTAATCCTACTTTAGTACTTTTTTCTAATGATGTCTTAGGATTTATATTGTTTTCAATAATCAGAAACCCATTGTTTTCATAAATTTTTATTTCTAAAGGTCTCTCTGATGTAATCACGTTATGTTTTACTGCATTTTCTAATAATAATTGCAATGACAATGGAACAATCTTTAATTCTGGATTTGAAATAGTATCTGGAATACTGAAATGAATACCGTCTTCAAACCTCATTTTAAGCAATTCCATATATGATTTAGCAAATTTCAATTCATCTTCTAAAGAAATTAAATCTTTCCCCTTTTGCTCTAATACATATCTATACACTTTTGATAATTTGGTTGTAAACTTCTCTGCTTGTTGTGGGTTTTCACCAATTAAAGATG contains:
- a CDS encoding 2TM domain-containing protein, whose translation is MDKEKFNIDEKYIRAKEKVEKVKNFYIHLLAYIVLIPFVIFINYKTYWDFKWFWFAIIGMGIGVIVHAFTVFGYGKDWEERKLKEFMDDDQNNF
- a CDS encoding 2TM domain-containing protein, whose amino-acid sequence is MFKHIKNKIIACFVIGTIIFIIGSGLSGGLHFNSINDFLISFGFYQLYSYVLGFINMFYFDYLERKKWNDNERTKRVLIGIVGSVALTLLGLFFLRMLTAVYFEGISFESFISSETWSSYTFGLWITLTVVITFHAFYFFKKTQEKKVKDSQIVAKTETAKFETLKNQLDPHFLFNSLNVLTSLIGENPQQAEKFTTKLSKVYRYVLEQKGKDLISLEDELKFAKSYMELLKMRFEDGIHFSIPDTISNPELKIVPLSLQLLLENAVKHNVITSERPLEIKIYENNGFLIIENNINPKTSLEKSTKVGLQNINQRYSLITNRKVEIKNDNRIFKVKLPLLTQEIKIMKTDYINDSNKYIRAKKRIDDLKEFYGSLISYCIVIPFLVYINYRTYWGFQWFWFPMFGWGLGLVIQAFKVFGYGMGWEERKIREYMEKDSKF